TAATGAGCCGGCCCTACTTGCTCAACCAAAAGAGGATCATCGTTACAAATAAACTACTAATGTGTAAACTTTGGATCCTAGAGAATAAACACAGTTCAAGGCACATATTCTACGTACTGCAACTATCCACCATCTCATGCAATTTAATTACTTCCTATGTATATTAGTTTACAAGAGGTAGCACTATCTAGCAGCTGACAGCCAAGTGCCAAGTGCCAAGCTTTTTAATAAGCGAGTGCCAGGTGAATTCCACAGATGAAGAAGCAGCCCTGACAAATGCATGAATTGGGATATATAATAGCATATATAGAAAAAGATTCACAGTTACCAAGTGTAAAGTTCTTGACAGTCATTAACATTTAACAAGATCACAAAATTCTTACATGACACATGCTAGACAGTAACTTTTTTTTAGACAAAAATGGTAACTCCAAAAGTATCTTCatcaaaataaaaaaaagaacGGAAATTCCCACGCCTTTTAATTTACCATGCCTCTACGTACAGTGTGGTGAAGATATGTGACATGTACATCATGTATACGCcgcccatatatatatatgtgcacCAGGAATAATAATAACAATAATGGAAATAATTTAGGGTTGTTGGATTGGATTGGAAGGAGCAAAAGTAATTTCTGTGTAGGGTTTTTCAGGTCTGGGTTTTTACCTAGCTAGCACcggcaggcaggcaggcaggggGTATCGATCAAGACATCAAGTGGGCATGCATGTGGAGATGTAGATCCGTATTATGGGCCATGAGAGAGGGGTCGATCGAGATCGGTACCACCTGGCGTTTCTTGGTTTGTAGCGctagcgtcgtcgtcgtcgtcttgCTCGATCGTCGTCACTGGACCATGGCCAGGAATGGCGTCCCACTTGTTGCCGCCGCTGCCGACGAAGCTGCCGCGTTGCCCGCCGGCGGGTTGCCGCTGCCGTTCGCCGCGTTGGGCCGGACGACGTTGTGGTTGTGGTTCTGATGTTGTTGCTGCTGATGCTGCCTTTGGAGGAAGTGGGCGTCGTACTGCGCCGGCGGCATGTTGATGTTGCGGCCGCCGGGGACGGCGTCGTCGTCTtcctcatcgtcgtcgtcgtcgtcgaagtcgtcctcctcgtcctcgtccaTGCTGTCGCTGTCCAGGTCGTAGACGTCCCTCCTGTCGTTGCGCCCGTAGCTGTGGTTCATGGCCACGGCCGGCTGCACCGGTGCCGTCTCCTTCGCGATGCCTTCTTGCTTCAGTTCCTTCAAGATAGATACATGGCGTCCATGGCATCGATCAGAATTGATGGAACGTATTGACAATGTGTATCTGCATGCGCGCGTGCACGGGCCGAGAATTACGTACCAGTTTGTTCGTCGCCGTGCCGTTGTTGTTGCCGGCGTTGCCTGCGGCATGGACGGGGGAGGGGAACATCGCCGCAGCACCGGAGCCGTTGCTCGCCTTCACTTGCATGGCCGCGCCGTTCCCGTTCCCATGGCCGTTGCCGTTGGTGATCACGTTCTTGGCCCCGTGCTCGACGTGCTGCGCCGCAGGTGGCGGCGTCTGGGAAGACAGCGGCACCGGCGAAAGCACGGTGACCGCGGCGGGCTCCACGCGAGCCGGGGATGGCGCTGGTGCAAGCGCGGGCGCATggacgccggaggaggaggaggaggatgcgAGCGCCTTGGTGCGGTAGAGCGCGTCGAGCTGGTGGAAGTAGGGGCAGGTCTTGGAGTCCTCGGGGCGCTTCCGGCTGCTCTCCTTGACCTTCTTGAAGTACTTGTTGATGTTCTCCCACTTCTCCTTGCACCGCTTGGAGCTCCGGTTGTAGCCCAGCCGCCGCATCCCCACCGAGATGTCCTCCCACAGCGGGCCCTTGGGCGCCGTGTCCTGGTACCGCGTCTCCATCTCCGTCCGCAGCTGGATCAGCGCGTGCACCTCCGCCTTCGGCCACCGAGACGGCGACGCGCCGCCAGTACACCCGCCAGCCATGTCCACCGGCAGCTGCTCCGGCGCGTGGACGACAATCTCCTTGCTCTGTGTCTGCGGCGTCTGTGGCTGTGGCTCTGTCGCCGTCGGCGTTGCGtgtggctgcggcggcggcgtctGCGGTTGTGTTCTCATTGGCGTAGTCACGTTCGGCTGCGCCTGAACCGGCGGCCGTGGCGTGGGAGGTGCAGGTGCCACGGAGGCGACGGGCGTCGGCTGCAACGGCGGCGGTTTGACCGAGGTGACGGTGGCGGCCGGCTTTGCGGGGAAGGACGATGGCGGCGCGTGCACGGGGACGATCTGCCCGGTGATCCTCTGGATGAAGGACACGACGGCGGCGTCGCGGGAGGCGGCCACGGCGCGCTCCTGCGCGAGCGCGTCCTGCTCGCGTGCgaggcgcgccacctcctgccgGCGCCAGGCCTCCTCGCGGATCATGCGGTCCTGGTCGCGCCGCTCGATGGCCTCCAGGAGGCGGCTCTGCATGGCCTCCTGCCGCTCCATGACCTGCCGCATCAGCCCCTCGAAGAACCTCATGGCCTTGCCGCCATGGCCCCAGCTCCCGCCCCGCCGCTTGCGCTTGCCGCCGTCGGCCGTCTCGTCCGTGTCCTCCCCGTCCGAGTCATCAGAGAAGCTCGCGtcgcccaccgccgccgtcgttgtcgtcAGGCATGCAGCCGCCTCGGTAGGCACCGGCTGTTGCGTTAGGAGAAGAGGCGGCGGAGACAGCTCTGGAGCGAGGACACGCGGCGCCGAGGGCACGCCGGAGTACGCGCCAATTGTGCTCGCGGCTGGGGCGGCCGGTGGCGCCACGGCCACGTGAGCAGGCTGCGGGTGGTGCGCTGCGGAGGCGCCGTGGAGCGCCTCGAGCTCGGTGAAGAAGCGGTAGGTCTTGCCGTCGCCACGGCCGGTGCGGCCGTCCTTGGTGCGGCGGTAGTACTTGTCGACGTTCTCGAATTTCTCGCGGCACTTCTTGGCGCTCCTCGTGTGCCCCATCTCCGCCAGCCGCCTGCACACCACACCAttgatgaacaccacaacaattAACCTCCATTAACACTCGCACAAGCTCACTTCACTTTTGCATGATCGATCTCAATTGCATACGTGCGCGCCGCATGTTGCTCTCACGGAAAAGGCGCGGTTTTTTAGCCCGATTAGGTGTGAGGAAAAGCCCCAAATTCAGGATGCAGATGGAGGGATTAACAATTGGGGAATTGGGATTGGGATTGATGCCTCCTCCTCTGCCAACTGAACTGGATCTGACGGGCGCAAATCCGAGGAAAAAGAAACGGAAAAAGTGGAGGAGGAGAGCGATGTGCGTATGGTTTTAAATTGGGAAAAAccgatccatccatccatccatcatGTGTGCTCGTGCTCGTGGGCAGCGGACAGTTCTTGGGTGGAGCATGTGAGCCACATGAAGCGCATCTCGATCACATCACACATCACATCCGTCCCAATTGGATCGACAGTGAAATTTTTCTCATGCAACAATTGAGACATCTATGATGGATCGGgacgtcgatcgatctacctagCTTTGGTTGGAGACGAAGCGCGCGAGGAACTGGGATTGCTAAAAATTGGAGGTTGAATTCAGTGAGTTACCTGGAGACTTGTTCCCATAGCGGGCCTTTGAGGGCGGCCTCCCGGAAGGCGGCGTCCATCTCGGACCGGATCTTGAGCAGCGCCAGCGTCTCCTGCCGCGGCCACCGGTTGCCGCCCGCCGCCGACGACGACCCGCCGCGctcgccttcctcgccgccgtccacGCTCCCCGAGCCAGACCCGCTCACCGCGGCCCCCCCGTGCTGCTCGTCCATCTGCTGCTGGTGCTGGTGTTGCTGTGCTGGCGCCGGAGCCGGCGCGGGCGGGCGGCTGCTGATGGGCGAGGGCGCCCCGGCGGGCCCACGCCAGCCGGCCGGGGAGAAGGGCGGCATGTCGGCCGGTTGCTGCATGGCTCCGGCCCTCGCTCGCCGCAGATGGGAATTGAGCAGGAATCCTGCGGTAGCTCCTCACTCACTGCTGGGTTGATGTTAGGCGGCAGCTACTGTGGGAGTGCGGAGCCATGAGCAGTGCATGCATGAAGAAGCGCAGCAGCAGCTGCTGCTAGTGGAAACGCTTGCGCACCTGGAAAGGGTGGGAGCGGGAGCGGCGAGGAAAAGGGGGGAGAGAAGGGGAAattgaggaggaagaagaagaagatattGCGAGGAGTGGGAGTGAGATAAGTACTGGCTATAGCTAGGCTGgcatggagagagagagagagaagaagctgCTAGTGAGATGAGATGGATGAATAGTAGCAGGACTGTAGCAGCTGGGAGGGAGGAGAGGTCTCTCCGTGGTCCGCACTAAATAGTATAAAAATGGCGGTGGGGAGGAGGATGTACATGTATGGATGGGAGGTTGGGGAGGTAGAAATGGCGTCCGTCCGGAGAAGATGATGTGGGGAGAGGGACAGATGGGACGAGATGGGCGCCGCGCTGTCAGCAAGGGAAGGTTACCCTACCCTACCCTACCTTGCCGCCTTCTTCCTTTCACCCATCCTCGTCTTCTACTCGATTGGCTTTGACGCCGGGAGGGGAGGGAGACGACGATCTACGAGACGTAGGAGCGATCTACGCCGTCCGTTGCTGGGATCCGACGGGCTATAAAAAAAGAGTGGAGGCTGGGAAAAGAGCTTTTTTTGCTGGATCGGATTGGATAGGATCGTGGGGAGATGGGAGGGACAAGGCCACACTAGAACAGCTGCAGGGTGGGTCCTCCCGCTCACGGCGAGGTAGAGAGAACGTGCAGCTCGCTCGCTTGCCAATTGCATTGCCGCCGGTCCCTCCTCCAACCCCAACCCCCCAATATTATCACAGGTCACACAACCCCTCCCTCTTTCTCTTTGGAGCTCTCTTTGGGGTTGGGGTAACATGCAACGCAACGCAACGCATCGCATCTTGCTCGCATGCATGGTCCTTCCTTCCATCACACCCACTACATCCAGCCCCACCGTGGCACGTTTTCATCTCTTCTCCATACGTACATATATAGGGTTTCTATGTGGACCTGTGGGGTGAGGTGAATTGATGTCGATGATTGGTTGCTGACATAACTAGCCGCAAGGAAGACTTTGAAAATGTAAGCGAGGCTAAAATTATTTAGAAATTTGACAATCGCATCTAGATGTAGCATGTACATTGTTTTCTGCTGCAATTTCTAGAGCAAGGAAAAAACTTTTACATGTGCTTAATTACCTCAGCATCTATAAGCATGTCTTGTGGACTATAGCTCCTTTGATTATACGTTTGTATCGGGTCCGAGGTATAGTGAGCCGAAGCACCTACGGTCATGCCCCACGCAATTACTCTAGTGTCTATCTGTCGCGCTTAAAAATTACTACCCGCGGGCCAAAGGCTTGCTTCGGATCGAGTGTCTATTCGTAGCGGGCTAGTGTAGCAAACATGTCTTGGATAGATGCCTTTCGAGGCACTTTCCGCGTCACGCCTGGCTCGAAGTTGTGAACTTCCACGATGGGGTCTCGTCGCCGGCACCCAACATGTTTTACAACACATAATAATGGTAAACAACATGATATGTATGTCTTAAAAGTTAGTAGGTAAACATGTCAATTTAGATTTTATTTATTCAACACTGGACATAACTCATCAAACATAGAAGTAGCAACTAAAATAATATTGACTCTATTTATTAAAGATAAGCAAATAACAACTGAAACGACATAGCTCTAGAAAATAGCAACACAACAAGTTAAATTATCGAGTCAAAATAAAATGCTTATTTACTAAGTTTAATCATTAAATTTATTGGGCAAGATTAATCAGACCAAAGAGCAACAAAAACATTAGCAAGTTTATTATCCATAACAAGTTTACTTAGTAAGTTTATAATTAGCAAATTTATTTGACGAGGTAGCGGTCCCAACCCAACCTCCCAATATCACAGGTCACACAATCCTTCTTTGGAGTTTGGGGTAAGATGCAACGAATCGCCTCGCCCTGGTCCTCCTTCCCACCATCACAGCCACATGCCCACCGTAGCATGGCACGGACAACGCCGTTTTCATCATCTCCATACACAAGCGAGTGTTGGACAGCTAGCTAGTAGGAGAGCCAGTCATTGTACACCTGCACGCATCCTGAAACTACCAAATGGTACCATTGTATGTAGAGAGCATGTATGCACATTTAATTCACAATTTGGATATGGATATAGACATAACGTTTCCAAGGGTTTCAGTCACCCCCaaaaaaaaattctacatcaCCGACACTAACTAGAACTGCCATATGCACAATATAGTAAAAAAGCAACAGTGCTCTATTTTAAGTTTACATATAGGGTTGTATGTGGACTTGTGGAGTGAGGTGAATTCATGTCGATGATCGGTTGATGGCATAACTACGGAGACTTTGAAAAGTAAGTGAGGCTATGGCATGTGCATTGTTTTTTTTTGGCTGAAATTGCTTGAGCGAGCATTTTTTTTCCTTCTGGATCTTTAAGCATGTATCATGGCCTATAGCCACTTCCATATTAAACGCTTGTATCAGAGTTGTGGTATGGCCAATCCAGACGACCCAAGGACGTGGCCCGCACACTGACACAAGAGGCTATCTCTAGTGCTTAAATGTTATTGCCCGTGTGCTAGAGACTTGCCTCGGATTATAGGTGCTAATACATGGTGAGACTCTGTAGCAAACATATCTTGGATAGATGCATTCCGAGGCTCTTTCCGCATCACGCATGACTCAGGAATAATGCACTTTCGTGAGGGGGTCTCTTCGCGGGCACCCAAGATGTTCTTACAAACAAAATGTTAAAGCGACATGATACATCTCAGATAATAGGTGCCAATAGGTAGTGGGACTCTCTAGAAACATATCTTGGATAGATGCATTCTGAGGCACATTCTGCATTACGCATGACTTATGGAATAATGCACTTTCGCGACCAGGTCTCTTCGCCGGCTTCCAAGATGTTCTTACAAACATAATGTTAAAGCGACATGATACATCTCAGATCATAGGTGCCAATACGTGGTGGGACTCTGTAGCAAACATATATTGGATAGATGCATTCCGAGGCGCTTTCCACATCACGCATTACTAGGGAATAATGCACTTTCGTGAGGGGGTCTCTTCGCTGGCACCCAAGATGCTTTTACAAACATAATGTTAAAGAATTAGAAAGTAGATGCGTCGATTTcatttttatttattcaaaacTGAACATAACTTATTAAACATCATCTTTTTGTTGAAGAATTAATGTACCGGTCTACCAAGTAGGACACCCATTTTGCAACAAAAAGTAGCAAGTGAATTCGATTATTTGTATTTGAAAAAACAGGGCAAAACGTAGCGAGGTTTTTAtatgacactagtagaaaacagggctttggtccaaGCCGGGTAAGGGCATTAAACCCGGTTCACTCACGAATCGGGACCAATGGGGGCatcagtcccggttcgtgaggccagggggccggccgggcatcgggggccattggtcccggtttgtctgacccctttggtcccggttctagacacgaaccgggaccaatgggcctcagtcctggcccaccacctttagtcccggttggtggctggaaccgggaccaaaggttgtcctttagtcccggttttagccaaaaaccgggactaaagagaggcctatatataccccctcactagtagaaaacagggctttggttcgggcctggccagcccattagtcccggttcagtcacgaaccgggacccatgggggcatacgTCTCGGTTCGTGAGCCcggggggccggccggggcctcgtgggcattggtcccggttcgtatggacccaTTTGTCTCGGTTcctggcacgaaccgggaccaatgggcctcgctcctggcccacatacattggtcccggttcatggatAGAACCGGGATAGAAGGtggagctttagtcccggttccagccacgaaccaggacaaatgagctgcctatatataccccatcgccgcaacagagcactccacagtgctctgttttttctggccggcgaggggagggcatttgggtgctctagctcacctcctatgcacatgaggtgttcgatgaaatgcccgagccacactagttaagctttctcctctcgaagctcgacctccaagctccattttccccgagatttgcataggtttagcggtccgtcacgtcccgtccccgtcttcattTCCGTCGATCGCCTGCGCCGATCTCGttgccggcaccaccgtggtgagcctcttgttcttatcttctttctgaaagaaaaaatatTCTTACTTTACATaaatacttgtctaattttcttacttttattattgcttgttattatatagtgcgatggttttggtatccgcccccgtcggccctcgtcctgtctatgattcggatgtggtatatattatctttttataactatttggttcatttattgtttatgacaattatgccgaccaatgtgacatagattttatttatgtaggagGTAGTTGAatcggaaattccaaccgacctattgtcgagaggttaaatttagttgaagaagaaaacaattacttgaaggaaaaaataaaaaaattgaggaggagaagatgatattggagttgcatgttgcggatgttgtcgatgatcacaagatcaagatggatgcaatgcggttgaagattagaaagattagaaaatatgccattcataccgaggcttggtatcattatgccgttggatcaattgttaccttggttgtgattattatcgcatttgttgttgcattgaaaggttttacatagtttcaatatatggtttaactagatgctctggagagatatatgttgttcaatttgaactatgtacgtactttggttttaatgtgatgatgaactattattaatttggtcacttatctatccatgtgaacctataatggtttttgacacacataattatatataatgcacgcagaaccgacaatggatgtaagggttgaaaattgatgatgtggctttgaatggtgcattttgaacacacaaaaagtctggagttcaaataagttcaaaaaaatgaaatccatttgtaacagatgagttttcgtctgaaaccctgatacttcgaaagagattgtccattttgtacacgacgtgcatctagtttttgccgtaaccctctcaactttttagcacatgctatgtgggtgaaatgatgataccatgccaaatttcaacctttttcagagttcatttgaaatgcttttgaatttccgggtattatagctaaaaaaatcagtaaatgcatgaaaaataacaaatgaactcagaaagggttgaaaattgatgatgtggccttgaatggtgcattttgaacacacaaaaagtctggagttcaaataagttcaaaaaaatgaaatccatttgtaacagatgagttttcgtctgaaaccctgatacttcgaaagagattgtccattttgtacacgaagtgcatctagtttttgccgtaaccctctcaactttttagcacatgctatgtgggtgaaatgatgataccatgccaaatttcaacctttttcagagttcatttgaaatgcttttgaatttccgGGTTTTATAgctaaaaaatcagtaaatgcatgaaaaataacaaatgaactcagaaagggttgaaaattgatgatgtggccttgaatggtgcattttgaacacacaaaaagtctggagttcaaataagttcaaaaaaatgaaatccatttgtaacagatgaggtttcgtctgaaaccctggtacttcggaagagattgtccattttgtacacgaagtgcatctagtttttgccgtaaccctctcaactttttagcacatgttatgtgggtgaaatgatgataccatgccaaatttcaaccttttcagagttcatttgaaatgcttttgaattttagggtcttatagctaaaaaacagtaaatgcatgaaaaataacaaatgaagtcagaaagggttgaaaattgatgatgtggctttcaatggtgcattttgaaaacacaaaaagtctagagttcaaataagttcagaaaaatgaaatccctttgtaacagatgagttcccgtatgaaaccctgatcaactaaaaagccacatcatttagctaaaaaataatcaattaaaatattctgttatgatcaactaaaacaaaactataatattctttaatagaaaaagaaaatgaactaaaaacttttataaaactctaatagcaaaaggaatcaactaaaaagcttttataaacctctagtattataagtattttctgttcaaaacatgaaaaggagaaagaaacaaaataaactttaataaataagtagaaacaaaataaaataaattaaaatttaataaaataaataagtagaaagaaaataaaataaaataaaataaaataaactttaataaaataaatatgtagaaacaaaataaaataaataaagcaacaaagaaaacaaaaaaaataaaaaaaaagtgccacctactaggccaccacggcctgaatacgactagaaacccatccatgggccaggattcaggcccgcaggaggcccagtaggccc
This genomic window from Aegilops tauschii subsp. strangulata cultivar AL8/78 chromosome 4, Aet v6.0, whole genome shotgun sequence contains:
- the LOC109749028 gene encoding trihelix transcription factor GTL1 is translated as MQQPADMPPFSPAGWRGPAGAPSPISSRPPAPAPAPAQQHQHQQQMDEQHGGAAVSGSGSGSVDGGEEGERGGSSSAAGGNRWPRQETLALLKIRSEMDAAFREAALKGPLWEQVSRRLAEMGHTRSAKKCREKFENVDKYYRRTKDGRTGRGDGKTYRFFTELEALHGASAAHHPQPAHVAVAPPAAPAASTIGAYSGVPSAPRVLAPELSPPPLLLTQQPVPTEAAACLTTTTAAVGDASFSDDSDGEDTDETADGGKRKRRGGSWGHGGKAMRFFEGLMRQVMERQEAMQSRLLEAIERRDQDRMIREEAWRRQEVARLAREQDALAQERAVAASRDAAVVSFIQRITGQIVPVHAPPSSFPAKPAATVTSVKPPPLQPTPVASVAPAPPTPRPPVQAQPNVTTPMRTQPQTPPPQPHATPTATEPQPQTPQTQSKEIVVHAPEQLPVDMAGGCTGGASPSRWPKAEVHALIQLRTEMETRYQDTAPKGPLWEDISVGMRRLGYNRSSKRCKEKWENINKYFKKVKESSRKRPEDSKTCPYFHQLDALYRTKALASSSSSSGVHAPALAPAPSPARVEPAAVTVLSPVPLSSQTPPPAAQHVEHGAKNVITNGNGHGNGNGAAMQVKASNGSGAAAMFPSPVHAAGNAGNNNGTATNKLELKQEGIAKETAPVQPAVAMNHSYGRNDRRDVYDLDSDSMDEDEEDDFDDDDDDEEDDDAVPGGRNINMPPAQYDAHFLQRQHQQQQHQNHNHNVVRPNAANGSGNPPAGNAAASSAAAATSGTPFLAMVQ